The Palleronia sp. THAF1 genome contains the following window.
TGCCGCCGAGATCAGCGCGTTGGCCTGCGATGTGTCGGAACTGCTGGAACGGCTGCTGCCGGGAAAGGCCCCGATCCACGAAACGCTGAAGGCAAGGGACGATATCGCGGGCATCGACGCGCACGATCCGCCCGCGATGGGCGACGGCCCCATCCGCGTCGCCTATCACGCGGCCTGCTCGTTGCAGCACGGCCAAAAGGTGAAGGGCGCGCCCAAGGCCCTGCTGGCACGTGCCGGATTCGAGGTGGTCGAGCCGAAGGACAGCCACCTGTGCTGCGGCTCTGCCGGCACCTACAACCTGATGCAGCCCGAGATCGCCGGAGAACTGAAGACCCGCAAGGTGCAGACGCTGGAAGCAAAGGCCCCGCAGATCATCGCGGCTGGCAATATCGGCTGCATGGTGCAGATCGGATCGGGCACCGACATTCCGGTCGTCCATACCGTCGAGCTTCTGGATTGGGCCACTGGTGGCCCCAAACCGGACAAGATTGCCGCGCAAACGCCCTGACCTTCCCCTGAAGTCGCCGCATCGGCGCCGCGCCTTGCCACCAGTCTGACCACAGACGACGTGGAAGGGAGATGGCTCCGTGCGACACCTCAAGGCCCTTGGGCTCAGCCTGCTGTTCGGACTGCTCGCCGGACAGAGCGTGGCACAGGATAGCGCGCTTCGGGCGCTGACCACCGGAGACGATGCCAAACCCTTCCACGCCGTCGGACGCCTTGAACTGGCCGGCACGGGCTTTTGCACCGCGACCCTGCTGTCGGCGCGTGAAGTCCTGACAGCCGCGCATTGCGTCGTGAACGATGACGGCACGCAGATGCGCCCCGAACAGGTCGTCTTCATGGCCGGGTTCCGCGACGGCCGGGCAGAAGCACACCGCACCGCGAAACGGATCGTCGTGGCGCAGGGCTACCGCGCGAACGACATGGCGATATCGTCACTGGCCTACGACGTTGCCCTGATCGAGCTGGACCGCCCGGTGGATGCCGCCAT
Protein-coding sequences here:
- a CDS encoding trypsin-like serine peptidase codes for the protein MRHLKALGLSLLFGLLAGQSVAQDSALRALTTGDDAKPFHAVGRLELAGTGFCTATLLSAREVLTAAHCVVNDDGTQMRPEQVVFMAGFRDGRAEAHRTAKRIVVAQGYRANDMAISSLAYDVALIELDRPVDAAMVAPIGASSVGGAEIGVVSYAHDRAERPALQETCRVLGRDYGALVMSCDADFGTSGAPVLTFSGGAPRIVSVVSAKAHSNGQKVSIGTDLAATLPALRAELARGDGVFFRAAPKVLRLSQSEARQGGPGKFLKP